Proteins co-encoded in one Jeotgalibacillus malaysiensis genomic window:
- a CDS encoding RNA polymerase sigma factor SigX, translating into MDSVFDRLYKEYQQDVFQFLIYMVKNKDTAEDLLQEVFIKVMNSYHRFEGKSSEKTWLFSIAKNVTIDYFRKQKTIRKRVMDHFDWGEREISGQEPLPEEIAEQSEQVKKLYTCLDYCTTDQKMVIITRYIQDLNISETAEVLGWSEGKVKTTQHRAIKKLKELMSDEEEEVQ; encoded by the coding sequence ATGGACTCCGTTTTTGACAGGCTGTACAAAGAGTATCAGCAGGATGTATTTCAATTTTTAATATATATGGTAAAAAACAAAGACACTGCTGAGGATCTGCTTCAGGAAGTGTTTATTAAAGTGATGAATTCCTATCATCGTTTTGAAGGAAAAAGCTCTGAAAAAACGTGGCTGTTTTCAATTGCTAAAAATGTAACGATTGATTACTTCAGAAAACAAAAGACGATCAGAAAGAGAGTAATGGATCACTTTGACTGGGGGGAGCGTGAAATATCCGGTCAGGAGCCGCTGCCTGAAGAAATCGCTGAACAAAGCGAACAGGTGAAAAAGCTCTATACCTGCCTGGATTATTGCACGACAGATCAAAAAATGGTGATTATTACTAGGTATATACAGGATTTGAATATTAGTGAAACTGCAGAAGTACTAGGGTGGTCTGAAGGAAAAGTAAAAACCACTCAGCACAGAGCGATTAAGAAACTGAAAGAGCTGATGTCAGATGAAGAGGAGGAAGTTCAATGA
- a CDS encoding sensor histidine kinase: MRIWRSVVGKLWMTILLLVSFVLFILTILLLEFFQNYHVEEVEESLRYEAQKSASILEEHEDLEMSIQIVAEILDDPVHSVVEMNDDIIFYSDELSYSDTMQSISSSQSMDRVYENGTVVQDEFPSGDDFDNRYNNIMVVGAPITNDEGETAGAVYVYQSLEAIQQTTEQTTRLIILAAAIAIILTTIFAFFLSTRITAPLRKMREGAFEVARGKFDTKVPILSNDEIGELATAFNQMGRQLKHHLDALSQEKEQLSSVLSSMADGVITFNKDSTVLVSNPPAERFLQNWYNEQEGYTKLALPPTLESLITRVMQTNEEQVGELEVNGRSYAAIISPLYSGESVRGAVAVLRDMTEERKLETLRKDFIANVSHELRTPISMLQGYSEAIIDDIPQSDEERKDIARVIYDESLRMGRLVNELLDLARMEAGHIVLNKEEVPVNEFSTRVLSKFELGLNDEDIKMSYQTTLDDHTAIHIDPDRIEQVLTNLLDNAIRHTKADGSITIKTQKDQHYIRFDVIDNGVGIPEDDLPFIFERFYKADKARTRGRAGTGLGLAIVKNLIEAHKGKIKAESKVDEGTVFSFYLPY, from the coding sequence ATGAGAATCTGGAGAAGCGTAGTAGGCAAGCTGTGGATGACAATTCTGCTGCTTGTCTCCTTTGTTTTATTCATCCTTACAATTTTACTGCTTGAGTTTTTTCAAAACTATCATGTAGAAGAAGTAGAAGAATCTCTAAGGTACGAAGCACAAAAGTCAGCAAGTATTTTAGAAGAGCATGAAGACCTTGAAATGAGTATTCAAATCGTAGCTGAGATACTTGATGATCCGGTTCATTCTGTGGTTGAGATGAACGATGATATCATTTTCTACTCAGATGAGCTTTCGTACAGTGACACGATGCAATCAATAAGCAGTAGTCAATCAATGGACAGGGTGTATGAAAATGGTACCGTTGTACAGGATGAGTTTCCTTCAGGAGATGACTTTGACAACCGTTATAATAACATCATGGTTGTTGGTGCGCCTATTACAAATGATGAAGGAGAAACTGCTGGTGCAGTTTATGTATATCAGTCACTAGAAGCAATTCAGCAAACGACGGAACAAACGACAAGACTGATTATTCTTGCTGCTGCTATTGCCATTATCTTAACAACAATTTTTGCATTTTTCCTATCGACAAGAATTACTGCGCCACTAAGAAAAATGAGGGAAGGCGCTTTTGAAGTGGCAAGAGGTAAATTTGACACGAAGGTACCGATTCTTTCAAATGATGAAATTGGTGAGCTTGCAACAGCATTTAATCAGATGGGTCGGCAGCTGAAGCACCATCTTGACGCACTAAGCCAGGAAAAAGAACAGCTTTCAAGTGTACTCAGTTCCATGGCTGATGGTGTTATTACCTTCAATAAAGATAGTACTGTACTTGTCTCGAACCCTCCGGCAGAGCGTTTTCTGCAGAACTGGTATAATGAGCAGGAGGGCTACACCAAGCTTGCTTTACCACCAACGCTTGAGTCCCTCATTACAAGAGTTATGCAAACCAATGAAGAGCAGGTAGGGGAACTTGAAGTGAATGGACGGTCTTATGCAGCGATCATCAGCCCGCTTTATAGCGGTGAGTCTGTTAGAGGCGCAGTAGCGGTTCTTAGAGATATGACTGAGGAAAGAAAGCTAGAAACGCTGAGAAAAGACTTTATTGCTAATGTTTCTCATGAACTTAGAACACCAATCTCCATGCTCCAGGGATATAGTGAAGCGATTATTGACGATATTCCGCAAAGCGATGAAGAAAGAAAAGATATCGCGAGAGTGATCTATGATGAATCACTTCGCATGGGACGGCTTGTCAATGAGCTCCTTGATCTTGCCAGAATGGAAGCCGGGCATATTGTGCTGAATAAAGAAGAAGTACCGGTAAATGAATTTTCAACTAGAGTGCTGTCAAAGTTTGAGCTGGGGCTGAATGATGAAGATATAAAAATGTCTTATCAGACAACGCTTGATGACCATACAGCGATTCATATTGATCCGGACAGAATAGAACAGGTTCTGACGAATCTGCTTGATAATGCGATCAGACATACGAAAGCTGATGGCAGTATAACGATTAAAACGCAAAAAGATCAGCATTATATCCGCTTTGATGTAATCGATAACGGTGTGGGTATCCCTGAAGATGATCTGCCATTTATATTTGAGCGGTTTTATAAAGCTGATAAAGCCAGAACAAGGGGCAGAGCCGGAACCGGTCTCGGTCTTGCGATTGTGAAAAACCTAATTGAGGCACATAAAGGGAAAATCAAGGCTGAAAGTAAAGTGGATGAAGGAACAGTATTTTCATTTTACCTGCCTTATTAA
- a CDS encoding PhoP family transcriptional regulator produces MNELGHILVVDDEERIRRLLKMYLEREGYTIEEAEDGEQALKKALEEDFDCILLDLMMPGKDGIEVCKELRETKSTPVIMLTAKGEEANRVQGFEVGTDDYIVKPFSPREVVLRVKALLRRTATSSYVNTDTKAKDMIAYNHLVIDNDAHRVTADGHEVTLTPKEYELLLFLAKSPDKVYDREQLLKEVWHYEFFGDLRTVDTHVKRLREKLNRVSEKAGKMIVTVWGVGYKFEVDE; encoded by the coding sequence ATGAATGAACTTGGTCATATTCTTGTAGTTGATGATGAAGAAAGAATCCGCAGGCTGTTAAAAATGTATCTTGAGCGCGAAGGGTACACAATAGAGGAAGCTGAAGACGGAGAGCAAGCTTTAAAAAAAGCACTGGAAGAGGATTTTGACTGTATTCTGCTCGACCTGATGATGCCTGGTAAAGATGGCATTGAAGTTTGTAAAGAGCTGCGGGAGACCAAATCAACACCTGTGATTATGCTTACAGCTAAAGGTGAAGAAGCAAATCGTGTCCAGGGGTTCGAGGTAGGGACAGATGACTATATTGTTAAACCATTCAGTCCTCGTGAAGTGGTCCTGCGTGTGAAAGCACTGCTAAGAAGAACTGCTACGAGCAGTTATGTAAATACAGATACGAAAGCGAAAGATATGATCGCTTATAATCACCTGGTGATCGATAATGATGCTCACAGGGTGACTGCTGACGGTCATGAGGTGACCTTGACACCAAAAGAATATGAGCTGCTATTATTTTTAGCTAAAAGCCCTGACAAAGTATATGACAGAGAACAGCTGCTAAAAGAGGTCTGGCATTATGAATTTTTCGGTGATCTGAGAACAGTTGATACACACGTTAAAAGACTGCGTGAGAAACTGAACAGGGTTTCTGAAAAGGCAGGAAAAATGATCGTTACGGTTTGGGGAGTAGGATATAAATTTGAGGTTGACGAATGA
- a CDS encoding cytochrome C biogenesis protein: protein MAQLASISSTLLYTAFLLYLVATVFFAGSIKSKKHTNQTGKNRWATIGITITLIGFTAQLGYFITRWIASGHAPVSNLFEFITFFSMMLVASFIIIYFIYRLHILGVFALPIALLIIAYSSMFPRDISPLIPALQSDWLAIHVSTVAAGEAILAISFVAGLIFLLKDIDLSKGGKQVFWLEAIMFSIILVVGFVISATTFSITGYESEFTFVNADEEETVVQYAMPALVTPNDGELLTEGAFSTGLEMHALVNAPRLNTVIWSVGVGALLYLLIRLITRKKVAALFQPLVKKANLDMLDEIGYRSVLIGFPVFTLGGLVFAMIWAQIAWTRFWGWDPKEVWALITWLFYAAFLHLRLSRGWEGNRSAWLAVIGFAIIMFNLVAVNLIIAGLHSYA from the coding sequence GTGGCACAACTCGCCAGCATAAGTAGTACCCTGCTTTATACAGCATTTCTATTATACCTTGTAGCGACTGTATTTTTTGCAGGATCCATTAAATCAAAAAAACATACGAATCAGACCGGAAAAAACAGATGGGCTACGATTGGTATCACGATTACACTGATCGGTTTTACAGCTCAATTAGGCTATTTTATTACAAGATGGATTGCCTCAGGACATGCACCTGTCAGTAATCTGTTTGAGTTTATTACGTTTTTCTCAATGATGCTCGTAGCATCATTTATCATTATTTATTTTATTTACAGACTTCATATTCTTGGTGTATTTGCACTGCCGATTGCATTGCTGATCATCGCCTACTCAAGCATGTTTCCAAGAGATATCTCACCGCTGATTCCAGCCCTTCAAAGTGACTGGCTTGCCATTCACGTTTCTACGGTTGCAGCTGGTGAGGCGATTCTTGCAATCAGCTTTGTAGCGGGACTGATCTTTCTGTTAAAGGATATCGATCTTTCAAAAGGCGGAAAGCAGGTATTCTGGCTTGAAGCGATTATGTTCAGTATTATTCTAGTTGTTGGATTCGTTATTAGTGCGACTACATTTTCAATCACAGGTTATGAATCAGAATTTACTTTTGTTAATGCGGATGAAGAAGAAACTGTTGTACAGTACGCAATGCCGGCACTCGTTACACCAAATGATGGTGAGCTGCTGACTGAAGGCGCATTTTCAACAGGACTTGAAATGCACGCCCTCGTTAACGCACCAAGATTAAATACAGTGATCTGGTCAGTCGGGGTAGGAGCACTTTTATACTTATTGATCAGATTGATCACCAGAAAAAAAGTCGCGGCATTATTTCAGCCGCTTGTTAAAAAAGCCAATCTCGATATGCTTGATGAGATCGGCTACCGCTCAGTATTAATCGGTTTCCCTGTATTTACACTAGGCGGACTTGTCTTTGCAATGATCTGGGCTCAGATCGCCTGGACACGCTTCTGGGGATGGGACCCAAAAGAAGTATGGGCACTCATTACCTGGCTGTTCTATGCAGCGTTTCTTCACCTCAGACTATCAAGAGGATGGGAAGGAAACCGTTCAGCCTGGCTTGCAGTAATTGGATTTGCTATTATTATGTTTAACCTAGTAGCAGTCAACTTAATTATTGCAGGACTACACTCTTACGCTTAA